A region of the Mytilus trossulus isolate FHL-02 chromosome 11, PNRI_Mtr1.1.1.hap1, whole genome shotgun sequence genome:
GGTATCAGTAGTCAGTTGTTCGATTCCTTGTCCAAATGTGCAAAcaatttagtttatttttggtTTGATCATCTATCCATTGTTTACCTAAAACTTTTCTGTTTAAACCTTTTCGCCTTAACCATAACTataaagacatttattgtcaaaatgcaAATCTGAAGAAATATAATGGTACCGTTGATGTCATTGTGAGAACTGGAAGAAGCTTTACTTATGGtccaaataatatttttttcatttgaactatggttttctcattggcaatcataccacatctccttatgtttatatgttggaataaaacatatttcaatatataggAAAAACAACACTTAAAGCATAAATCATTGTAGCAGTTTATAAAAGTTTCCTCCTAGTCTTATTGTATTGGGATACACCGTctatataatactaaaataacgaggtcctatttgtcagccgtcatggggtaaaaacgacaaatcaaagaattcaactttatatattgctaatatatctataatactaaaataacgaggtccaatttgaCAGCCGTCATTTggtaaaaacgacaaataaaaaaattcaactttatatatagcttatataggacaatggtgtagattaaaaataacACAACTCCAGACCATTTTGTTTCCTCATAATTAATATTGCTCATGATATaaattaacattgttaataaataaggtccgggtcgaatccgatgccgataccaatagtatattcatctgTTACCTGTAACTTTATCTGTACGTtttcaatagacaactttcgagttcgatgcatttccgtcaaaaactctggttttagagaacgtcatttgtgcgtttaggggcgtcgtcacttccattccaatgttgagcgtgtggttgaaaaactataattctatattgtacgaattatttgtcaaatttaaatcagcattgctgtcattagggaattgtcattaagtacctacataacaaccattatttctagtttatcctgcacaatgacgatcactaagacgcttgataaatgtaaatagtgcagggatacaggcgaccccctttatctggtaaatgacgtcataaaggcgcgtGATGGATGAACTGGAAAGTGGTCTATTTGTTAGCTAGCATGACGTttaacagcgaatcaaagaattcaactttttttgtaaataatataggttaatgctgttgattaaaaaataatccaTTTCAGGACCTTATggtttccaaaaaaaataatattagcAATAATTtataagttccaggtcgacgggttcaaacagaaaactgtgtatcttataatcggcatgactttatcagatgaaaataccaatactaaaatgaggcttacgcatagttatatgctttaattcagtcacggaccaaCGAtgtcacgggtgtgttctagtagttTATAAACAATTGTATGCTCAGAGCCATGGTTAGCTTCAACTGGTTTTTTGAGgtcatgatttttattattttttaatttcagagcTTAGCCGGATTTGAATAAATAACAACACGGTCTATATATACTCACCATGGGAACCGATATCAGCATCAGTAGCAGTCACCGTCCCCAGAATGGTTCCTATGGTGTCATAAGGTGATATGTGAAATTCGTACCTGTTCTGTGTAAATTGTGGAGTGTTGTCatttattgtataaatcaatACTTCAAGCACCGCAGTTGACGTCATTGTACCATCAGTTACAGTAACGCCACATGTCACAGATGACGCAACGGATGTGTCGTCACGATCATAGTTTATAGAAAGAGTAACCTCCCCAGTAGTTGGATTTATGTTAAAAGTTGGGCAATCAACTCCATAAGTCACGGAATCGCCATCTGGATCAGTAACGTCGTACTTTGGTGTGCCAAAGCTTGTTCCTGCCTATACACACAAAGtgaaatataaagttaaaagatttttcaaaaatgttcttttattttactaCAGAAGGGTTTAAGGGAATGAATGCAGTTGGCAAAACTTGGCGGCTTAGGATCGATATCAACTCGATATGTAACTTATCATAGTATATTAttataacatactaaaattAAGTTCAATATGTGAACGATTTAGAAGAAATGACGGAATAAGGGATATGGgtttaattatttatagaaCGAGCAAAATGGCCtaaaaattaacattgaaagtTGTTTTTCTCTACCATTTTGCTGTAATCATTATGTGaaggtattttttattatgacaaCATTTATAAGATTTGTCTTCCTGAGTCGTGTCATacgtattttaaaaaataaaagtttgtttttttcggCATGATATTCATAAATCTCTCAAACATGACACTTTATACAGTGACTATCttactttttcctttttatcgTATTTTCATTCCGCTCTCATGGTACATAAACATGAGGATTCTTTTAAAGATTATTAGTATTTATATGTTACGGCATATAAGCACGTACACCTTTAACAGATAGGACTGTTTCAATTGCTGTTAGTGTAGTAATATCATTAATCTTACCGCTGCTTCTGGTCCACTCAAGGTGTAAATAGTCTTGGCAAATGATGGCGCCTCAAAGACGTTAgcaatatttattgttaatgttttgGTGTCTGAAGCGGAACCGTCCGAAACTGTGACTTCTGCTGTACACGAACTGAACGACATCGTGTCATAATCAATGTTTGTTGTCGTCGATGTACTCACTAAACCAGCTGCAAAACAAAGgtaacagtaaaataaaattgagaatgataatggagaatgtgtcaaacaaCCCGTCTAtataacagacaacagcagaaggtcaaacaaaggcaacagtaaaataaaattgagaatgataATGGATAATGTGTCAAACAACCCGTCTAtataacagacaacagcagaaggtcatcaacaggtcgtcaatgcagcgagaaattcccgcacccaaaGGCGTCTTTCagatggcccctaaacaaatatatatatactagctCAGTGATAAttaacgccatactaaactccaaattgaacacaactaaaattaaaaaacatacaatacaatacaatacaatacaatacaatacaatacaatacaatacaatacaatacaatacaatacaatacaatacaatacaatacaatacaatacaatacaatacaatacaatacaatacaatacaatatgctttatttcaaaaacactcAGTCACATTGACATGTAAAACAAGAGGTACAtgtaatttacaaaatacaatcacatacaattaaacaaataaataaaacaactaagaaatgaaatacatgtatataaaaaattactttactttatattataatattttgatattataatattttagttAACATACAGGACTAACAAAagccaaaggctcctgacttgggacaggcgcaaaaatgcggcggggttaaacatgtttatgagatctacTAGGCTTGTGAAACCCTCTGGGAATGAAAACTCTAACAGCGCGAggaatgaataataaaaaattaacggttccaattttcttgcaccagatgcgcatttcaacaatatatgtctcttcagtgatgctcgtggccaaaatatttgaaatccaaagcttatatgtATAGGAAACGTTCCTAATTTCAATTGCACGCTCGATTGAAGAACGGattcatgataatttttttatttattttgaaaaagtaactGGTAGAAATACAACACTTACTTGAGGAGTCAATAGAGAAGTAATTTGAAGCAGTCGATGGTGTAAATGTTGCTGAATAAGTGTGAACGTCACCAACATCCGGGTCAGTAATGGTGACTTGGTACACAGATGATCCTAGTGCACTGTTCTCCAAAACAACGGGAACATATGATTGAATGTTGTTGTCTATAACAGGTGCTGTATTTAAacctttaataaaagaaattaaaatagtaaaaacaaCAATGGTATTTGTGTTGCTGAAATAAAGTAAACAGGTGGATAAAAGTCAACACATAGATTAGATTATACCGTtaattttcctgtttgaattgttctattgttatcattttgtggtcctttaaagcttgctgttcgatgtaaGCGTATGCTCCTTGTTGAAGACCTAtcaattgtgacttggatggagagttgtctcattggcactcgaatcacatcttcttatttataatcGCGTCAACCATAAAACAGTTGGAAATTTATCTAAGTTCTTGTTTAAGCTCAAAATGAAAGatgagaaaagaaaatgtacacATGCCATACTTACTTAACAGAAAAgaagctcaaaatttgaaaattatggaTGTTTAAAATTGTCACTTATCAAGCTCAAATGAGTAAGGCTAGGTGGCTTTGAATAATAACTATAACGGAACTGAATCTGCATGAAATACTTCTCACTGGACGCTCAAAACACCgataaatatagataaatattGTTAAGGGGATATAAATGTTTTCTTAATTTCGAGTAATGTAGTTTGATACAGTGTTATCATTAAATGAAAACCTGTTTTTGTAGTCTGCTGGTCCAGAAAGCAGGTTGGCGTAAGGATACTGTGGTCTAGTGCACAATTTATACTAACCTGTGACCGTTACAGTCAGAGAGCGCGGTCCTATTTGATTGTTATGACTGTCCGCCACTGTGATTCTTAAATCATAACTTCCTACGCTGTAACCAAGGAAACCACTCGTAGTTACTATCTCTCCAGCTGAAATAGTGaaggcattttcaaataaaacattaaaagctAACAATTTAAGTGTTTAAATGATACTATAACAGTAGAAtttttcaagttatttttttggaTCTAGGAGATTATTCTTGTAACATGGGACAAAGAACAACAACTCCAAGTCGGTTGCTTTCTTTGTTATTCACTGCATACTACACTTTACTACAGTTGTGCAATAGTTTGTCCGGTGCCGATTTCTTCCCATCAAACCACTAAAGCTTGTGAGTACAATATTATAAGTTTGTCTTATGTTAagtcataaaatacaaaaaatataacacgaCGGGAGCAACGGGTGCTAACAGAACAATACCAGCACTTTGGATCATCTAAAGTTTTTGTATGGGTTAGTGCTGCTCAAAGCGTTATTCGAACCCATAGATGGAAGACAAGTTGTGACAGCGCCATGAAAAAAATACGGAAAACTTAGTATGAATTTAATACTACAATATTTCATGCCattaacaaaaattatttcttaaaaatagtaataaataaatcatcaagACAATACTTACAATCGAAAATTTCATACGGACATGTTGCAATAATACTTAGAACATAACAGTCCATCGTAAACGTCAGCTGATCATTTTCTGGGTCCGTTGCTAAAGCTGTGAAGACCAAGGTACCAGTCGATGTCGTAGAAGTATCTAAGGTAGTGTAGtctgtaaaaaatataacagtaacCAAAAATCACGGTCATAAaagtttcgagcatgatttttgtgcttggactcgaaaatcaaccaatcaaattgctggatttcatgtttcgagcatgat
Encoded here:
- the LOC134690889 gene encoding protocadherin Fat 3-like — translated: MNGHIFLSFLLLLLPSTVFALIINFSGGIITKLISEDATDETQLTLMTLSGVTAGQTPTCDLNPSQTEFWVKLDPSTAKYGVYLKAMPNLDFNTKSTYSIVVECTDGVSTTQETFTVNIDKNKSPTISNLHNYTTLDTSTTSTGTLVFTALATDPENDQLTFTMDCYVLSIIATCPYEIFDSGEIVTTSGFLGYSVGSYDLRITVADSHNNQIGPRSLTVTVTGLNTAPVIDNNIQSYVPVVLENSALGSSVYQVTITDPDVGDVHTYSATFTPSTASNYFSIDSSTGLVSTSTTTNIDYDTMSFSSCTAEVTVSDGSASDTKTLTINIANVFEAPSFAKTIYTLSGPEAAAGTSFGTPKYDVTDPDGDSVTYGVDCPTFNINPTTGEVTLSINYDRDDTSVASSVTCGVTVTDGTMTSTAVLEVLIYTINDNTPQFTQNRYEFHISPYDTIGTILGTVTATDADIGSHGVVSYNVRSGAFSGYVGIDTSGNLYLKTAVNDTIAGTTVSIWLRAYDEDLKRTSVYVDFVIQATTTTSITTTTDRNLTFFESSANVAWFSALMIILLGLGIFLAIEAYRSHIFFKICSSCNECKLPKRRKFELDNDLDDSDEYEDRTPSPNPITPVSSTSADLGWSAWNNSDKTQNFSL